A stretch of Candidatus Dormiibacterota bacterium DNA encodes these proteins:
- a CDS encoding YXWGXW repeat-containing protein, whose protein sequence is MRLIQRAIIGLAAAFFLFATVPARSEAQDLSSLGSLSGILSLLTSLAPPALPAYYQPPAPAQNLIWQPGYWAAGPAGYFWVPGTWVTPPQPNLLWTPGYWASNPGGQYRWVPGYWAQNVGYYGGINYGNGYNGSGYTGGRWQNNTFYYNTAITNVNRTVVRYVYSDRGTNEYNGSHVSYNGGRGGVNARPDSHQIAWGRERHYAMTNAQQEHVRIAAQNRNYLQAVNHGRPPNVSVQRPLAANNRPAGFAPIRASDRAHAQIRQSPHQAMPIRQAPKQQTRPQHQQTQRPQPQRQQAQRPQPQRQQAQRPQPQHQQAPKQQAHQGASPKGGSHQAQPHGRPSPHPLGQ, encoded by the coding sequence ATGCGACTCATCCAACGCGCAATCATCGGCCTAGCTGCCGCATTTTTTCTATTCGCGACGGTTCCGGCGAGATCCGAGGCCCAGGATCTTTCCAGCCTCGGAAGCTTGTCCGGGATCCTCAGTCTTTTGACGAGTTTGGCTCCGCCGGCATTGCCGGCGTACTATCAGCCACCCGCCCCGGCACAAAACCTGATTTGGCAGCCGGGATATTGGGCTGCCGGGCCGGCCGGTTACTTCTGGGTTCCTGGAACCTGGGTGACGCCACCGCAGCCGAATTTGCTATGGACCCCAGGATACTGGGCTTCCAACCCGGGCGGACAGTATCGTTGGGTTCCCGGATATTGGGCACAGAACGTCGGCTACTACGGCGGCATCAACTATGGCAACGGGTACAACGGCTCGGGTTACACCGGGGGGCGTTGGCAGAACAACACGTTCTACTACAATACCGCGATTACGAACGTCAATCGAACGGTCGTACGTTACGTCTACTCCGATCGCGGAACGAACGAATACAACGGTAGTCACGTGAGCTACAATGGCGGTCGCGGCGGCGTGAACGCGCGCCCGGATAGCCACCAAATCGCGTGGGGACGCGAGCGTCATTACGCAATGACGAACGCGCAGCAAGAACACGTCCGGATCGCCGCGCAGAACCGGAACTACCTACAGGCCGTCAACCATGGACGTCCGCCGAACGTGAGCGTCCAAAGACCCCTCGCCGCGAACAATCGCCCGGCAGGGTTCGCACCGATTCGAGCGTCCGACCGCGCACACGCACAGATCCGCCAATCTCCCCATCAAGCGATGCCGATACGTCAGGCGCCGAAACAGCAGACGCGTCCGCAACATCAGCAGACACAACGACCGCAGCCGCAGCGTCAACAGGCGCAACGACCGCAGCCGCAGCGTCAGCAGGCACAACGACCGCAGCCGCAGCATCAGCAGGCGCCGAAGCAGCAAGCGCATCAGGGTGCAAGCCCGAAGGGCGGTTCGCACCAAGCTCAGCCACATGGGCGCCCGTCGCCGCACCCACTGGGCCAATAG
- a CDS encoding c-type cytochrome gives MKRYFGIFAVLLLGVATSACSSHTADSTAGSTAAVAASATTAPAAPAKTAQSTNAAAIANGRAIFLTGIDASGSHIVAKPPAQRPSCAACHMPTGAGGVHFPDGAVSADLRHAALVTHQKPPYTLALLERAVSAGIDNDGDKLDPVMPRWVLSQRDLHDVAYYVLTQLK, from the coding sequence ATGAAACGCTATTTTGGGATCTTCGCCGTTCTGCTTCTGGGCGTCGCAACGAGCGCGTGCTCGTCGCATACCGCCGATTCTACAGCCGGCTCGACCGCTGCCGTCGCCGCCTCGGCAACGACGGCGCCCGCAGCACCCGCCAAGACTGCCCAATCGACGAATGCCGCCGCCATCGCGAACGGGCGTGCGATCTTCCTCACGGGCATCGATGCGAGCGGCTCGCATATCGTGGCGAAGCCGCCCGCGCAGAGACCCAGTTGCGCGGCATGTCACATGCCGACGGGGGCCGGAGGCGTCCACTTTCCCGACGGCGCGGTGAGCGCCGATTTGCGGCATGCGGCGCTCGTAACCCATCAAAAGCCCCCCTACACGCTCGCACTCCTGGAGCGAGCCGTCTCCGCCGGCATCGATAACGATGGCGACAAACTCGACCCCGTCATGCCGCGCTGGGTGCTATCCCAACGCGACCTTCACGACGTTGCGTACTACGTCCTCACGCAGTTGAAGTAA
- a CDS encoding DUF192 domain-containing protein, with the protein MYSFENQATGEVVARKVLAPKGWCGRNLGLLTRSSIDADEGLWINRCFGIHTIGMRFPIDVVFLDDAFRIVSIRRDVRPGCLAVAQANATHVVELRAGTCEEFDMLCGDRMRFVQSASGDGGQP; encoded by the coding sequence TTGTATTCATTCGAAAATCAGGCAACCGGTGAAGTGGTCGCGCGCAAGGTGCTCGCGCCCAAAGGGTGGTGCGGCCGAAACCTGGGGCTGCTGACGCGCTCGTCGATCGACGCAGACGAAGGCTTGTGGATCAACCGTTGCTTTGGAATCCACACGATCGGCATGCGCTTTCCCATCGACGTTGTTTTTCTCGACGACGCATTTCGCATCGTGAGCATACGCCGGGACGTGCGCCCCGGTTGCCTTGCCGTCGCCCAAGCCAATGCCACGCACGTCGTGGAGTTGCGAGCCGGAACGTGCGAGGAATTCGATATGTTATGCGGCGATCGGATGAGATTCGTCCAATCAGCGTCCGGCGATGGCGGGCAACCATGA